The region ctgTGTGTCCCCATCACCCAACTCCAGCCCTCACTCCTGTCTTCTGTCCTCAGGGAAAGTCGTGATGCCTTATTGTCAGAAGAGTCAGCTCTGCAAGCTTGAGGATGGCCTTTGGGCCCAAAGAGAGGAACCGTCCCTGGTGGATGCACAGGTTCCTGGTGATGAGGAAGACATGGAGGTCTTCTTCTTCACCACCTCTTCCTCtacctcctcttcctccaactcctctgcctccacctctccTCTGATCCCAGGCACCCCGGAGGAGGTGCCTGCGGCTAGAACACCAAGTCCTCCCCCGAGTCCTCAGAATGTCTCCTCATCCCCCACTGCCATTGCCTCCACTCCATGGAGCCAGTCAAATGAGGGCCCCAGCAGCCAAGGAGAAGAGGGCCCGAGCACCTCGCAGGATGCGGAAGTCCCTGAGTCCTTGCTCCAGGATGTACCACGGGAGAAGCTGAGTGATTTGCTTAATTTCCTGCTCCTCAAGTATCGAATGAAGGAGCcgatcacaaaggaagaaatgctgaATGGTGTCCTCAAAAGTTACGAGGACCAATTCCCTGCCATCTTCAGCAGAGTCTCTGAGTGCCTGGAGCTGGTCTATGGCATTGAAGTGAAGGAAGTGGATCCTGCCGGCCATGCCTACAGCCTCAGCATCTGCCTGGGCCTCACCTACGATGGGATGCAGAGTGATGACCAGAGCCTGCCCAAGACCGGCCTCCTGATCATCATCCTGGGCTTGATCTTCATGGAGGGCAACTGCACCTCCGAGGAGATCGTGTGGGAGGCGCTGAGTGTGCTGGGGGTGTGTCCTGGGAGCGAGCACTCCATCTAtggggagcccaggaagctcatcacTGAAGATTGGGTGCAGGAAAACTACCTGGAGTACCGGCAGGTGCCCGACAGTGATCCTGCACGCTATGAGTTCCTGTGGGGCCCACGTGCCCACGCTGAAACCACCAAGATGAAAGTCCTGGAGCATTTGGCCAAGTTCAGTAGTACCGTCCCCAGTTCATTCCCGTACTTGTATGAGGAGGCtttgagagatgaggaagagagaGCCCAGGCCGGAATTGCCACCATAAATGGCACTTCCGCCACGGCCAGTACCAGTGCTAGTGGCACACGTTAAAGTTTCTCTAACCCCAAATGAAGTCTAAGGTAGATTCTTCACTGTGTTTGAAAATAGCAGTCACTGTTTTAATTAGAAATATAGTGTGGGGCTAGGGGAAATAGAGTGAGTCACAGCGTTGGTTTCCTGTTCCATAGGGGTTAGTTGGAGCTTtgtattgttttcagttttgaatttttcaaatgttattccTTTAAATGGAAGGTTTAATTAGCTTAAGAAACTAAGTTCATGAATGACATCGATCACACATTTGTTACTCTTTACCCAGTTCAGGAGTAAAAGTTTTgctatttcataaaacaaattggGAAACCTTCCATCTTATTTTGTGGTCTGGAATAAGATAGCATGGCATTGGAATAGGAATTTACTTGGAAATACGAAAAAgcttaataaaataattgaacaagaactagagaaaaaagtaagaaatgattaatttttgGCTTCCTTTCCCCTTAAGTCTGttgttctgtgaaattaaaaaacatacgTACACCTGGATTTGCTTGTGTTCTTCAAGGATGTAGGagaaattacatctcaataaatgaAACCGCTGCTCACGGGCTCATGTATTCTGCCAACATTCAATGAGCATCGCTCTCTGGAAGGCCCTGTGTTAGTCGGGGAGATACTAGGATAAGCCCGACCCACCGCTCCCCATAGAATGGGGAAGCCTAGGAACAGCCACCATATTAGGAGTGTGGTGAGATGTCCTTAAATCCTAAAGAGCAAGTAGATAAGGATTGGCCAGAAGGTGGGACTCCGGGTGAGAGCAGTCGACTGTAAATGTCCTGAGCCAAGGCAGCTTGGGAGTTCAGGCATCTGCACCTCCCTCTGCGGGAGGTGTCTGCACTGAAGCtgggggtggcaggggccagGCTCTCAGACGCTGTGTCTTAGGACTGAGAGTAGAACATGGATTGGAAAACTGCTCTGAGCAGGCCCTTTTGGATGGTGAATCAAGCAGAGAGAACTCTCCACCTGGGGCAGGTATGGGAGGTGTCCTGCACTCCTGTGCCAGTGCGACTGAACACAGTGCAGGAACGAGGTGACTTATACCCACCATGTACGTGGGTCTCCTGAGAGATAAGAGTGAACCTCCCATGAGGTGAGGCCCAGAAGCCACTGGCCAGGAACTCTTCTGCCTGGCCTGGGGAAGCAGAGCCAGCCtcattaaaatggcattttaattaGGTTGTCTTGAGGGTAATTTGGCCAATTGTAAGCAAGGGCCAGACTTTTGGTGGTGAGGGGGATTAATGAAAATAGGGGTATGAATGGAAGAGCAGCTGGGAGAATGGGAAGAGTTTTGTCCTTGACTCAGATTCTACAAGCTTTGAGTTGCATCCAGCTGGGGAAGACTCCTGCACACccacatgaaataaataatagatcGTGCAGGAGGGAAATCTTACCGAGTTCTATCTTTGAAGCAACGTCTAGTGCTGAATTGGTATTCCTCGTACTGTTGTGCTGCATAATCTCTGAGGCCTCCTAGATGACACCTAAAACAATAACATTCTCAGAGGAGAGGATAGTAAGATCTATCACTATCCAAATATTGATATAGATAACTGCCAATCATTAAAAATCTAATACATGTCGCacactgtgccaagtgctttgcaTACATTCCGTGCATTTCAACAGTCCTACGAGACAAACTCATTATCAAGCCCATTTCACACAACAGTAACCTGAGGCTCACAGGGCTTGGTAATTTTCCTGTAATCACGTGGCTAGTGAGGAACGGGGCTGGGGCTGGATGCCTGGTGTTATGGGCAAAATTGTGTCTGCCCCCAAATTCCTAACCcgcagtacctcagaatgtgactgtatttggagatggggtctttacaAAGGTTTTTATCAGGTTTATGGGGTCTTTTATCAGGTTAAAATCAAGTCATTAGAgagggccctaatccaatgtgactggtgtcttta is a window of Cynocephalus volans isolate mCynVol1 chromosome X, mCynVol1.pri, whole genome shotgun sequence DNA encoding:
- the LOC134367591 gene encoding LOW QUALITY PROTEIN: melanoma-associated antigen 8-like (The sequence of the model RefSeq protein was modified relative to this genomic sequence to represent the inferred CDS: substituted 1 base at 1 genomic stop codon), yielding MPYCQKSQLCKLEDGLWAQREEPSLVDAQVPGDEEDMEVFFFTTSSSTSSSSNSSASTSPLIPGTPEEVPAARTPSPPPSPQNVSSSPTAIASTPWSQSNEGPSSQGEEGPSTSQDAEVPESLLQDVPREKLSDLLNFLLLKYRMKEPITKEEMLNGVLKSYEDQFPAIFSRVSECLELVYGIEVKEVDPAGHAYSLSICLGLTYDGMQSDDQSLPKTGLLIIILGLIFMEGNCTSEEIVWEALSVLGVCPGSEHSIYGEPRKLITEDWVQENYLEYRQVPDSDPARYEFLWGPRAHAETTKMKVLEHLAKFSSTVPSSFPYLYEEALRDEEERAQAGIATINGTSATASTSASGTRXSFSNPK